A single window of Verrucomicrobiota bacterium DNA harbors:
- a CDS encoding 5-methyltetrahydrofolate--homocysteine methyltransferase translates to MASTTARSDPGDTLRRLLRERILVLDGAMGTTIRAYGMKEADIRGTRFAGAKKDLLNNGDL, encoded by the coding sequence ATGGCCAGCACCACCGCCCGATCGGATCCCGGCGACACACTGCGCCGCCTGCTGCGCGAGCGCATCCTCGTCCTCGACGGCGCAATGGGAACGACCATCCGCGCCTACGGGATGAAGGAGGCGGACATCCGGGGCACACGCTTCGCCGGCGCGAAGAAGGACCTGCTCAACAACGGCGACCTC